A genomic segment from Hyalangium minutum encodes:
- a CDS encoding DUF2238 domain-containing protein, with amino-acid sequence MHSAPLAQAAAAPSGSTIPALQGTREEARLPLVLLGVLMPIFLITLIMTPAGRLNWLLETGPGLIGIVALAATFRRFPMSRWIYVCVFLHILVLTYGAYYTYALTPLGNWARDTFALSRNPYDRLGHFVQGFFPAFIIREVLLRVTPLRRGGWLNFLTGSVALAISAFYEFLEWWAALALDPEGGDKFLGTQGDIWDAQWDMFMCLCGATLAMLFFARAHYRSIERLVARGTPREAAAR; translated from the coding sequence ATGCACTCCGCACCTCTGGCGCAAGCCGCCGCCGCTCCCTCGGGCTCCACCATTCCTGCGCTGCAGGGCACTCGCGAGGAGGCACGGCTACCGCTGGTGCTCCTGGGCGTGTTGATGCCCATCTTCCTCATCACCCTGATCATGACGCCTGCGGGACGGCTCAACTGGCTGCTGGAGACGGGGCCGGGGCTCATCGGCATCGTGGCGCTCGCGGCCACCTTCCGCCGCTTCCCGATGTCGCGCTGGATCTACGTCTGCGTCTTCCTGCACATCCTGGTGCTGACCTACGGCGCCTATTACACGTACGCGCTCACGCCGCTGGGAAACTGGGCCCGCGACACCTTCGCGCTGTCACGTAACCCGTATGACCGGCTTGGCCACTTCGTGCAGGGCTTCTTCCCTGCCTTCATCATCCGCGAGGTGCTGCTGCGGGTCACTCCGCTGCGCCGTGGCGGGTGGCTGAACTTCCTGACGGGCTCGGTGGCGCTGGCCATCAGCGCCTTCTACGAGTTCCTGGAGTGGTGGGCAGCGCTTGCCCTGGATCCGGAAGGGGGCGACAAGTTCCTGGGCACCCAGGGCGACATCTGGGATGCGCAGTGGGACATGTTCATGTGTCTCTGCGGCGCCACCTTGGCCATGCTCTTCTTCGCTCGCGCCCACTACCGCAGCATCGAGCGGCTCGTCGCCCGAGGCACTCCGCGAGAGGCCGCCGCGCGGTAG
- a CDS encoding Gfo/Idh/MocA family protein — MRIGVIGTNWGLMHVGAFREAGAEVTALCGQSLEHTRTVAAREGIPLATPEVRELCDAVDAVVVASPDALHRQHVEVALDAGRAVLCEKPLTRTEEEALALVAKARASGRLCAVNFPYRMLPSFRALRSWLEQNPLGHLVVTLRNGFIRRGGEGPGPFVGASADWDGLSHLLDTVLWLARAEPLWIQASLSGRPVHTAALHIGLSSGAVAVITHAACPEPGLQGGWTLVGRDWEVGFSGGYVPSRNGWCVSPVRRFREGAWEDLAPGLEPRPGEREPWAQAHVETARRFLSALEGAPRSELATLEEATTVQRLLAAAVRSEQEGRRVTLAAVPPSPPPSPA; from the coding sequence GTGCGCATCGGAGTCATCGGAACGAACTGGGGATTGATGCACGTGGGCGCCTTCCGCGAGGCGGGCGCCGAGGTGACGGCCCTCTGCGGACAGAGCCTGGAGCACACGCGCACCGTCGCCGCGCGAGAGGGCATTCCCCTGGCCACCCCGGAGGTCCGCGAGCTCTGTGACGCCGTGGACGCGGTGGTCGTGGCGAGCCCGGACGCCCTCCATCGGCAGCATGTCGAGGTGGCGCTCGACGCAGGCCGCGCCGTGCTGTGCGAGAAGCCGCTCACCCGCACGGAAGAAGAGGCGCTCGCGCTCGTGGCCAAGGCCCGCGCCTCGGGGCGGCTGTGCGCCGTGAACTTCCCCTACCGGATGCTGCCGTCCTTCCGGGCCCTGCGCTCCTGGCTGGAGCAGAACCCTCTGGGACACCTCGTGGTGACGCTGCGAAACGGCTTCATCCGCCGGGGCGGAGAAGGTCCGGGTCCCTTCGTCGGAGCGTCCGCGGACTGGGATGGGCTCTCACACTTGCTCGACACAGTCCTGTGGCTGGCACGGGCCGAGCCCCTGTGGATCCAGGCGTCCTTGTCCGGCCGGCCCGTCCACACGGCCGCGCTCCACATCGGCCTCTCCTCGGGGGCAGTGGCCGTCATCACCCACGCTGCGTGTCCCGAGCCGGGCCTTCAGGGCGGCTGGACGCTCGTGGGACGGGACTGGGAGGTGGGCTTCTCCGGTGGGTACGTGCCCTCGCGAAACGGTTGGTGTGTCTCCCCCGTGCGGCGCTTCCGCGAGGGCGCCTGGGAGGACCTCGCTCCTGGACTTGAGCCTCGTCCCGGAGAGCGCGAGCCCTGGGCCCAGGCCCATGTGGAGACGGCCCGGCGCTTCCTCTCCGCCCTCGAAGGTGCTCCCCGCTCCGAGCTCGCGACGCTGGAGGAGGCCACCACCGTCCAGCGCCTCCTCGCCGCCGCCGTGCGCTCGGAGCAGGAGGGGCGCCGCGTCACCCTCGCTGCAGTGCCGCCATCGCCTCCGCCATCACCAGCTTGA
- the larC gene encoding nickel pincer cofactor biosynthesis protein LarC: MRKILYLEPVGGIAGDMFLAAAVDLGVNPEDITRALSGLKVPGWKLAVSRAVRHAISGTHLDVVLDEREVHPHRAYSDIQRLIEAAETLSPKAKARALEVFRAIGEAEAKVHGVPLEEIHFHEVGAVDSIVDICGAAVVLELLGDPEVIAAPPPLGSGTIRVAHGSMPIPVPATLELLKNVPVRFEGMGELTTPTGAALLKVLTRIGHPPDFIVERVGYGVGTKDFKDRPNVLRASLGRAEEKAEGLWVLEANLDDSTPQLLGYLVERLLTAGALDAWVTPVVMKKGRPAHLLSAVVEGGKREEVMDTVLRESTTLGLRFYRVERQALERDWVEVETPWGRVRVKRGLRGGEVLNAHPEFEDCRRVAEAAGVPVKLVMAEAMAALQRG, encoded by the coding sequence GTGCGAAAGATTCTCTATCTGGAGCCCGTGGGTGGCATCGCGGGGGACATGTTCCTCGCGGCGGCGGTGGACCTCGGTGTGAACCCCGAGGACATCACCCGCGCCTTGAGCGGGCTGAAGGTGCCGGGCTGGAAGCTGGCGGTGAGCCGGGCGGTGCGCCACGCCATCAGCGGCACGCACCTCGACGTGGTGCTGGACGAGCGGGAAGTCCATCCGCACCGCGCGTACTCGGACATCCAGCGGCTCATCGAGGCGGCGGAGACGCTGTCGCCCAAGGCGAAGGCTCGGGCGCTCGAAGTGTTCCGGGCCATCGGCGAGGCCGAGGCGAAGGTGCACGGTGTGCCGCTCGAGGAGATCCACTTCCACGAGGTGGGAGCGGTGGACTCCATCGTGGACATCTGCGGCGCGGCGGTGGTGCTGGAGCTGCTCGGGGATCCGGAGGTGATCGCGGCGCCGCCGCCGCTGGGGAGCGGAACCATCCGGGTGGCGCACGGGAGCATGCCCATCCCGGTGCCCGCGACATTGGAGTTGCTGAAGAACGTTCCCGTCCGCTTCGAGGGCATGGGGGAGCTGACGACACCCACGGGCGCGGCGCTGCTGAAGGTGCTGACGCGCATCGGCCATCCGCCAGACTTCATCGTGGAGCGCGTGGGCTACGGGGTGGGGACGAAAGACTTCAAGGATCGGCCCAATGTGCTGCGCGCCTCGCTGGGGCGGGCAGAGGAGAAGGCCGAGGGTCTCTGGGTCCTGGAGGCGAACCTGGACGACAGCACGCCGCAGCTTCTGGGGTACCTGGTGGAGCGGCTGCTGACGGCGGGGGCGCTGGATGCGTGGGTGACGCCGGTGGTGATGAAGAAGGGGCGGCCCGCGCACCTGCTCAGCGCGGTGGTGGAGGGCGGCAAGCGGGAAGAGGTAATGGACACGGTGCTGCGAGAGTCCACGACGCTGGGGTTGCGCTTCTACCGGGTGGAGCGGCAGGCGCTGGAGCGGGACTGGGTGGAAGTGGAGACGCCGTGGGGCCGGGTGCGGGTGAAGCGCGGGCTGCGCGGCGGCGAGGTGCTCAACGCGCACCCGGAGTTCGAGGACTGCCGCCGGGTGGCCGAGGCCGCAGGCGTCCCGGTCAAGCTGGTGATGGCGGAGGCGATGGCGGCACTGCAGCGAGGGTGA
- a CDS encoding NAD(P)H-binding protein, with the protein METRTALVAGASGLVGGLLLDGLLESPLYREVCSLGRRPLPKQHAKLTQRTVDFARLDAEALPATDDAFCCLGTTIKKAGSQEAFRAVDHDAVLAFARAARKAGARRFLLVSALGADKGSRVFYNRVKGETEEDLEAVGFESLILLRPSLLLGDRAESRPGERAAILATKVLSPLLRPFASRPIEASTVARAMLNLAKSAPGGTRVALSGELQELGK; encoded by the coding sequence ATGGAGACACGCACCGCACTGGTGGCTGGAGCAAGTGGACTCGTCGGAGGGCTCCTCCTGGACGGGCTGCTGGAGAGCCCGCTGTACCGGGAGGTGTGCTCCCTGGGCCGCCGTCCCCTGCCGAAGCAACACGCCAAGCTCACCCAGAGGACCGTGGACTTCGCCCGGCTGGACGCGGAGGCGCTCCCCGCCACGGACGATGCCTTCTGCTGCCTCGGCACCACCATCAAGAAGGCGGGCAGTCAGGAGGCCTTCCGCGCGGTGGACCACGACGCGGTGCTGGCCTTCGCCCGGGCCGCTCGCAAGGCGGGTGCGAGGCGCTTCCTGCTGGTCTCGGCGCTCGGAGCCGACAAGGGCTCGCGCGTCTTCTACAACCGCGTGAAGGGCGAGACGGAGGAGGACCTCGAGGCCGTGGGCTTCGAGTCGCTCATCCTTCTGCGCCCCTCGCTTCTGCTCGGAGACCGCGCCGAGAGCCGTCCGGGCGAGCGCGCCGCCATCCTGGCGACGAAGGTGCTCAGCCCGCTGCTGCGCCCCTTCGCCAGCCGCCCTATCGAGGCGAGCACCGTGGCTCGGGCCATGCTGAACCTGGCGAAGAGCGCGCCAGGAGGAACGCGGGTCGCGCTCTCAGGAGAGCTGCAGGAGTTGGGCAAGTAG
- the larB gene encoding nickel pincer cofactor biosynthesis protein LarB has product MDEKALSQLLKQVKGGQVSVDDAVGRLKDLPFAELGYATVDTHRSLRFGFPEVVLGGPKTVEQLLGIVGTLVERKQTVLVTRLQQEKAEALLARFPKGEYHPVARIFHIKQGKRKAGRVAVVTAGTSDIPVAEEAALTAEAMGAEVRRVYDVGVAGIHRLLRRREEIQDCHAAVVVAGMEGALPGVVGGLVGIPVVAVPTSVGYGANMQGVSALLTMVNSCASNVAVVNIDNGFGGGFYATLISRTKGRR; this is encoded by the coding sequence ATGGACGAGAAGGCGCTCAGTCAGCTCCTCAAGCAAGTCAAAGGTGGCCAGGTCTCCGTGGATGACGCGGTCGGCCGGCTGAAGGATCTGCCGTTCGCGGAGCTGGGCTACGCGACGGTGGACACCCACCGCTCGCTGCGGTTCGGCTTTCCCGAGGTGGTACTCGGGGGGCCGAAGACGGTGGAGCAGCTGCTGGGCATCGTCGGGACGCTGGTGGAGCGCAAGCAGACGGTGCTGGTGACGCGGCTGCAGCAGGAGAAGGCCGAGGCGCTGCTCGCGCGCTTCCCGAAGGGCGAGTACCACCCGGTGGCGCGCATCTTCCACATCAAGCAGGGCAAGCGGAAGGCGGGGCGCGTGGCCGTGGTGACGGCGGGCACGAGCGACATTCCGGTGGCGGAGGAGGCGGCGCTGACGGCCGAGGCGATGGGCGCGGAGGTGCGGCGCGTATACGACGTGGGCGTGGCGGGCATTCACCGCCTGCTGCGGCGGCGCGAGGAAATCCAAGACTGCCACGCGGCGGTGGTGGTGGCAGGGATGGAGGGCGCACTGCCGGGCGTGGTGGGCGGGCTGGTGGGGATCCCAGTGGTGGCGGTCCCCACGTCCGTGGGGTACGGGGCGAACATGCAGGGCGTGTCGGCGCTGCTGACGATGGTGAATTCCTGCGCCTCGAACGTGGCGGTGGTGAACATCGACAACGGCTTCGGCGGTGGGTTTTATGCGACGCTGATCTCTCGGACCAAGGGCCGGCGCTAG
- a CDS encoding chemotaxis protein CheC, whose product MNAQGPSEIQLDVLREVANIGCGHAVNALARLVGGKQVDLSVPRAMVTVAAEVAEQLGGDEPVIGVKLGMVGELHGVMLFVLPARDGASLGAVLLGHVSRGPELESALRETANIVASACLSAIGKLTRWKLLPTVPDLHRGSAREVVSAALRETEGGQTSPVVVLEARFSAASAPPVSGRMLLVLERESSRALLQRLGV is encoded by the coding sequence GTGAACGCTCAGGGCCCCAGCGAGATTCAACTCGACGTGCTGCGTGAGGTGGCCAATATCGGCTGCGGGCACGCGGTGAACGCGCTTGCGCGGCTGGTGGGTGGCAAGCAGGTGGACCTCTCGGTGCCGCGCGCCATGGTGACGGTGGCCGCGGAGGTCGCCGAGCAGCTGGGCGGCGACGAGCCCGTGATTGGCGTGAAGCTCGGCATGGTGGGCGAGCTGCACGGGGTGATGCTCTTCGTGCTACCGGCGCGGGATGGGGCCTCGCTGGGCGCGGTGCTGCTGGGGCATGTGTCCCGGGGGCCCGAGCTGGAGAGTGCCCTGCGCGAGACGGCGAACATCGTCGCGAGCGCGTGCCTGTCGGCGATCGGCAAGCTGACGCGGTGGAAGCTGCTGCCCACGGTGCCGGATCTGCACCGGGGCTCGGCGCGCGAGGTGGTGAGCGCGGCCCTCCGGGAGACGGAAGGTGGGCAGACGAGCCCCGTGGTGGTGCTGGAGGCGCGGTTCTCCGCGGCCAGCGCGCCGCCGGTGTCGGGGCGGATGTTGCTGGTGCTGGAGCGGGAGAGCTCTCGGGCGCTGCTGCAGCGCCTGGGCGTTTAA
- a CDS encoding chemotaxis protein CheA produces the protein MAMDMSRYLGLFVTEASEHLESLGRDLVQLEKEGGASAVDSMFRHAHSVKGMASSMGFEPIATLAHRVEDLVDAVRQDASRLNRELVDLLLAATDTMLAQVRSVAENKPPDEAGTLLSQLAARVSALTGQAPAPTRVMKATALRMTPVPVRPADPSVPVPATAPPLPPSVNTPVPLRPESPAPLSASAVAPKAPATAEVRLDAGPLARWSVKVRVVPTCQVPGVRAFLVHKRLSGLGTVSELRPALEDLKAGRIPDGLIQCEVETSAGEQGIQGALRNVSEVELVSIKPVITAPPPPPPSAAAPVATEGARAAGEAAPRTVRVRTELLDYFLDTVGELMLATARLREVGKELPENVRPPLEEGVYRLHALVKDLHDKVMSARMTPLSLITDRLPRTARDIARKRGRDVDLIITGAEIELDRAILDELADPMLHILRNCIDHGLESPEERTAAGKNPKGKVQISVRRARDRVVIEVEDDGRGMSAEKLKAAALARGSITAEAAARMSDREAFMLACLPGVSTAKDVSEISGRGVGMDAVKRVVENVGGTLEIDSEKGKGTRFTLRLPLTVAVVHLLLVEVGEEVFGLPIAKVVGAQEANADELSRSRDTALLPHGNTMLPVHALDQLLGLPTPERRGVRPFVVMEGDSGKVALAVDRLLGQEEVVLKPLSRPLDLLPGLSGVTILGSGRPVFILDVPRLLSA, from the coding sequence ATGGCGATGGACATGTCCCGGTACCTCGGGCTCTTCGTCACCGAGGCCAGTGAGCACCTCGAGTCGCTCGGGAGGGACCTGGTCCAGCTCGAGAAGGAGGGCGGCGCCAGCGCCGTGGACTCCATGTTCCGCCACGCCCACTCCGTCAAGGGCATGGCCTCCTCCATGGGCTTCGAGCCCATCGCCACCCTGGCCCACCGGGTGGAGGACCTCGTCGACGCCGTCCGCCAGGATGCGAGCCGGCTGAACCGCGAGCTGGTGGATCTGCTGCTGGCGGCCACGGACACGATGCTGGCGCAGGTGCGCTCGGTGGCGGAGAACAAGCCCCCGGACGAGGCCGGCACGCTGTTGTCCCAGCTGGCCGCGCGGGTGTCCGCTCTCACGGGGCAGGCCCCGGCGCCCACCCGGGTGATGAAGGCCACCGCCTTGCGGATGACGCCCGTCCCCGTCCGGCCAGCGGATCCTTCGGTTCCAGTTCCGGCCACGGCCCCGCCGCTGCCTCCGAGCGTGAACACCCCGGTTCCGCTGCGCCCCGAGTCTCCCGCGCCGCTCTCGGCTTCGGCGGTGGCCCCGAAGGCTCCGGCCACGGCAGAGGTGCGGCTGGATGCGGGCCCCCTGGCCCGTTGGTCCGTGAAGGTGCGCGTGGTGCCGACGTGCCAGGTGCCGGGCGTCCGGGCGTTCCTGGTGCACAAGCGGCTGTCGGGGCTGGGCACGGTGTCCGAGCTGCGGCCCGCGCTGGAGGACCTGAAGGCCGGGCGCATCCCGGATGGGCTCATCCAGTGCGAGGTGGAGACCTCGGCGGGCGAGCAGGGCATCCAGGGCGCGCTGCGGAACGTGTCGGAGGTGGAGCTGGTCTCCATCAAGCCCGTCATCACCGCGCCGCCACCGCCTCCTCCCTCGGCGGCGGCTCCGGTGGCGACCGAGGGCGCTCGCGCGGCGGGTGAGGCGGCGCCCCGGACGGTGCGCGTGCGCACGGAGCTGCTGGACTACTTCCTGGACACGGTGGGGGAGCTGATGCTCGCCACCGCGCGCCTGCGCGAGGTGGGCAAGGAGCTGCCGGAGAACGTGCGCCCGCCGCTGGAGGAGGGCGTCTACCGGCTGCACGCGCTGGTGAAGGACCTGCACGACAAGGTCATGTCGGCGCGCATGACGCCGCTGTCGCTGATCACCGACCGGCTGCCCCGGACGGCGCGGGACATCGCTCGCAAGCGCGGGCGCGACGTGGATCTGATCATCACCGGCGCGGAGATCGAGCTGGACCGGGCCATCCTGGATGAGCTGGCGGACCCGATGCTGCACATCCTGCGCAACTGCATCGACCACGGGCTGGAGTCGCCCGAGGAGCGCACCGCGGCGGGCAAGAACCCGAAGGGCAAGGTGCAGATCTCCGTGCGCCGCGCCCGGGACCGCGTCGTCATCGAGGTGGAGGACGACGGCCGGGGCATGAGCGCGGAGAAGCTCAAGGCGGCGGCGCTGGCCCGGGGCTCCATCACGGCGGAGGCGGCGGCGCGCATGTCGGACCGAGAGGCCTTCATGCTCGCCTGCCTGCCGGGCGTGTCCACGGCGAAGGACGTGTCGGAGATCTCCGGCCGCGGCGTGGGCATGGACGCGGTGAAGCGTGTGGTGGAGAACGTAGGCGGCACGCTGGAGATCGACAGCGAGAAGGGCAAGGGCACACGCTTCACGCTGCGGCTGCCACTCACCGTCGCAGTGGTGCACCTGCTGTTGGTGGAGGTGGGCGAGGAGGTGTTCGGCCTCCCGATCGCCAAGGTGGTGGGCGCCCAGGAGGCCAACGCGGACGAGCTCAGCCGCAGCCGGGACACAGCGTTGCTGCCCCACGGAAATACGATGCTGCCGGTGCATGCCCTGGATCAATTACTGGGTCTCCCCACCCCGGAACGCCGGGGAGTCCGGCCTTTCGTGGTGATGGAGGGAGATTCCGGGAAGGTTGCGTTGGCGGTGGATCGGCTGCTGGGGCAGGAGGAAGTGGTGCTCAAACCACTCTCGCGGCCCTTGGACTTGCTCCCGGGCCTTTCTGGGGTGACGATTCTGGGCAGTGGCCGTCCGGTCTTCATCCTGGACGTGCCGAGGTTACTGTCCGCGTGA
- a CDS encoding response regulator, with amino-acid sequence MAAKRVLVVDDAIFMRNMIKDIFASGGFEVVGEAANGLEAVEKYKELKPDLTTMDIVMPFKSGIEATREILKHDGNAVVIMCSALGQESLVMEAIEAGASDFIVKPFRAEDVLAVVKKVLGEG; translated from the coding sequence ATGGCTGCTAAGCGGGTCCTGGTCGTCGACGACGCGATCTTCATGCGCAACATGATCAAGGACATCTTCGCCTCCGGCGGGTTCGAGGTCGTCGGTGAGGCGGCCAATGGCCTCGAGGCCGTGGAGAAGTACAAGGAGCTCAAGCCGGACCTCACGACGATGGACATCGTCATGCCCTTCAAAAGCGGCATCGAGGCCACGCGTGAGATTCTCAAGCACGACGGCAACGCCGTCGTCATCATGTGCTCGGCGCTTGGGCAGGAGAGCTTGGTGATGGAGGCCATCGAGGCGGGTGCCTCGGACTTCATCGTCAAGCCGTTCCGGGCCGAAGATGTGCTGGCCGTCGTGAAGAAGGTGCTGGGCGAGGGCTGA
- a CDS encoding chemotaxis protein CheW: MRHVIFRVEKERYGLPLSSVREVVVPPGRFTRVPRAPPAISGVMNLRGRVVTVVEMRQLLGLPEGQTPASRVLLLDRGRRDLGFLVTDVDGIEALERVSAAAPGKAVLAVKGVARLKGLGVTVLDPEGLDAAVVALLTTQK, translated from the coding sequence TTGCGGCATGTCATCTTCCGGGTGGAGAAAGAGCGCTACGGACTGCCCCTCTCGTCCGTGCGCGAGGTGGTGGTGCCCCCCGGGCGCTTCACCCGTGTCCCACGCGCCCCTCCGGCCATCTCTGGGGTGATGAACCTGCGCGGACGGGTGGTCACAGTGGTGGAAATGCGCCAGTTGCTGGGGCTGCCAGAGGGGCAAACCCCTGCTTCGCGCGTGCTCCTGCTGGACCGCGGGCGCCGGGACCTGGGATTCTTGGTCACGGACGTGGACGGCATCGAAGCACTGGAGCGGGTGAGCGCGGCGGCGCCGGGGAAGGCCGTTCTGGCAGTGAAGGGTGTCGCCAGACTGAAAGGTTTGGGCGTCACCGTGTTAGATCCCGAAGGGTTGGATGCGGCAGTGGTGGCGTTGCTCACCACGCAGAAGTGA
- a CDS encoding methyl-accepting chemotaxis protein, translating to MRRPLRDELSPGHSPRREPVQRIIRAVETDGSERIVSLHRKILTGYVLLGAALVFAMAVLQRFELGLRWQVPIGIFLTVAAALTLPRLLARVNRVRVLSNSAFEISQGDLSKPVVAEPSTPRDEIDELTDAIGKMQENLRELVGKIQDTAKSVADTASEVQRSAENVNGSTEEVGSSMKKIAGGAEAQTMLVSKASTVITSMAGSIQRTAASAEDAARTTLATSQAAEDGSRAARLAGEKVKKVFSRIEAASQQVFAFGEKTQEISKIVDVITQVAQQTNLLALNATIEAARAGEYGRGFAVVADEVRKLAESAGRSAEQISKLARDISGQSTSVVSAMKEGIEELSEGREDLTNIVRSMGAITDTIHKGAEKVHLISESAREQLEGSKEMVQAIEEISLVARNNSTSTEAIQSVVREQTRAVARMASLANELTNTSVELQNVVRSFRLDR from the coding sequence GTGCGCCGCCCCCTTCGCGACGAACTGTCCCCAGGCCACTCTCCCCGCCGTGAGCCCGTGCAGCGGATCATCCGCGCCGTGGAGACCGACGGCAGCGAGCGGATCGTCTCGCTGCACCGGAAGATCCTCACGGGCTACGTGCTGTTGGGCGCCGCCCTCGTGTTCGCCATGGCCGTGCTCCAGCGCTTCGAGCTGGGCCTGCGGTGGCAGGTGCCCATCGGCATCTTCCTCACCGTGGCCGCCGCGCTGACGCTGCCCCGGCTGCTGGCGCGGGTGAACCGCGTCCGGGTGCTGTCGAACTCCGCCTTCGAGATTTCCCAGGGCGACCTCTCCAAGCCCGTGGTCGCCGAGCCTTCGACTCCGCGCGACGAAATCGACGAGCTGACGGACGCCATCGGCAAGATGCAGGAGAACCTGCGCGAGCTGGTGGGCAAGATTCAGGACACCGCCAAGAGCGTGGCGGACACCGCCAGCGAGGTGCAGCGCTCGGCGGAGAACGTGAACGGCTCCACCGAAGAGGTGGGCTCCTCCATGAAGAAGATCGCCGGAGGCGCCGAGGCCCAGACGATGCTGGTGAGCAAGGCCTCCACCGTCATCACCTCCATGGCCGGCTCCATCCAGCGCACCGCCGCCAGCGCCGAGGACGCGGCCCGCACCACCCTGGCCACCAGTCAGGCCGCCGAGGACGGCAGCCGGGCCGCGAGGCTGGCCGGTGAGAAGGTGAAGAAGGTGTTCAGCCGCATCGAGGCGGCCAGCCAGCAGGTGTTCGCCTTCGGCGAGAAGACGCAGGAGATCTCCAAGATCGTCGACGTCATCACCCAGGTGGCCCAGCAGACGAACCTGTTGGCGCTCAACGCCACCATCGAGGCGGCGCGCGCGGGCGAGTACGGCCGCGGCTTCGCGGTGGTGGCCGACGAGGTGCGCAAGCTGGCCGAGAGCGCTGGCCGCTCCGCCGAGCAGATCTCCAAGCTGGCCCGGGACATCTCCGGCCAGTCCACCTCGGTGGTGTCCGCCATGAAGGAGGGCATCGAGGAGCTGTCCGAGGGCCGAGAGGACCTGACGAACATCGTCCGCTCCATGGGCGCCATCACGGACACCATCCACAAGGGCGCCGAGAAGGTGCACCTCATCTCGGAGAGCGCCCGCGAGCAGCTGGAGGGCAGCAAGGAGATGGTGCAGGCCATCGAGGAGATCTCCCTGGTGGCGCGCAACAACTCCACCTCCACCGAGGCCATCCAGTCGGTGGTCCGCGAGCAGACCCGAGCCGTGGCGCGCATGGCGTCGCTGGCCAATGAGCTGACCAACACCTCCGTCGAGCTGCAGAACGTGGTTCGCAGCTTCCGGCTCGACCGGTGA
- the thiL gene encoding thiamine-phosphate kinase translates to MRGEFSLIERFLSFFPRARVPVGPGDDCAVLAPTRGALCVTTDAVVENVHFTREAFSAEDIGHKALAVNLSDLAAMGSTPRWFVCALALPKDFPERELRGLARGMSALAREHRIALVGGNFTSAHELSITITAAGELQGPALTRSGGRPGHLLYMSGELGDARLGLIHLQSGKRRSPAILRQRRPIPRVALGRLASRFASAGMDISDGLAQDLGHLCEASGVGAEVELAHLPLSPAVRVALGAERALAGGEDYELLLAIPPERAKAFERACARAGQRVTRIGRLTRGRRRVLRDPEGRLVTPPPGFDHFTRGRPVD, encoded by the coding sequence GTGCGCGGTGAGTTCTCCCTCATCGAGCGCTTCCTCTCGTTCTTCCCGCGGGCGCGCGTGCCCGTGGGTCCAGGGGATGACTGCGCGGTGCTCGCTCCCACGCGCGGCGCGCTGTGCGTCACCACGGACGCGGTGGTGGAGAACGTGCACTTCACCCGCGAGGCGTTCTCCGCGGAGGACATCGGCCACAAGGCGCTGGCGGTGAACCTCTCGGATCTGGCCGCCATGGGCTCCACGCCGCGCTGGTTCGTCTGCGCGCTGGCCCTGCCCAAGGACTTCCCCGAGCGCGAGCTGCGAGGCCTGGCGCGGGGCATGAGCGCGCTGGCCCGTGAGCACCGCATCGCCCTGGTGGGCGGCAACTTCACCTCCGCCCACGAGCTCTCCATCACCATCACCGCCGCGGGCGAGCTTCAGGGCCCTGCGCTGACTCGCTCGGGAGGACGGCCCGGACACCTCCTTTATATGTCCGGAGAGCTGGGCGATGCGCGGCTCGGGCTGATCCACCTCCAGTCCGGGAAGCGCCGGAGCCCCGCCATCCTCCGCCAGCGGCGTCCCATCCCTCGCGTGGCGCTGGGCCGCCTCGCCTCGCGCTTCGCCTCCGCTGGCATGGACATCTCCGATGGGCTGGCGCAGGACCTCGGACATCTCTGTGAGGCGTCGGGTGTAGGGGCAGAGGTGGAGCTTGCCCACCTTCCGCTCTCACCTGCAGTCCGTGTGGCCCTGGGCGCGGAGCGGGCCCTGGCGGGCGGCGAGGACTACGAGCTGCTGCTGGCCATCCCACCCGAACGGGCAAAGGCCTTCGAGCGGGCGTGCGCTCGGGCGGGGCAGCGCGTCACGAGGATTGGACGGCTCACCCGAGGGCGTCGCCGGGTGCTGCGAGACCCTGAGGGACGGCTGGTTACCCCACCGCCGGGCTTTGACCATTTCACGCGCGGACGGCCGGTAGATTGA